One region of Rhodocaloribacter litoris genomic DNA includes:
- a CDS encoding Asp23/Gls24 family envelope stress response protein: MTLTTRLPEGRLRISEAVLDKMVIAEAQQVPGVVDVHGWLLGAALGSVAGSVVGFVEGGPIGAVVGGTMGSALGATAGHLIEQHRDQRRLFEVGKARPSIRLRLTGAYGADLRAVAASVRQRVRETVTTLTGLDVARVDVEFVEIAPPARSL, from the coding sequence ATGACGTTGACGACCCGCCTGCCCGAGGGGCGCTTGCGCATATCGGAGGCCGTGCTGGACAAGATGGTGATCGCCGAGGCGCAGCAGGTGCCGGGCGTGGTGGACGTGCACGGCTGGCTCCTGGGCGCCGCGCTGGGCAGCGTGGCAGGCAGTGTGGTGGGGTTCGTCGAAGGAGGACCGATCGGGGCCGTCGTCGGCGGCACGATGGGATCCGCCCTCGGCGCCACGGCCGGTCATCTGATCGAACAGCACCGGGACCAGCGTCGCCTCTTCGAGGTGGGGAAAGCCCGGCCGAGCATCCGGCTGCGCCTGACCGGCGCCTACGGGGCCGACCTGCGTGCCGTGGCCGCCTCGGTGCGCCAACGGGTACGCGAGACGGTGACCACCCTCACCGGGCTGGACGTGGCCCGGGTGGATGTGGAGTTCGTGGAGATCGCCCCGCCGGCCCGCTCCCTATGA
- a CDS encoding metal-dependent hydrolase family protein: MRRLFALVLTLCLACPAPAQYVLRPERVFDGEAMHAGWVVVVEGDRIAAAGPPGAVTVPAGAEVLDLRGMTLLPGLIEGHAHLLLHPYDETPWNDQVLRESRAERVVRAVNHARATLMAGFTTVRDLGTEGAGYADVGLRTAIEKGLAPGPRLLVAGRALVATGSYGPKGFAPEWDVPPGAEPADGPDLARAVRDQIGHGIDVVKVYADYRWGPQGEARPTFSLDELRLIVETARSSGRPVVAHASTPEGMRRATLAGVETIEHGDGGTPEVFRLMAEHGVALCPTLAAGDAILQYGGWHKGTDPEPERIRRKRASFRAALDAGVTICAGSDAGVFSHGDNARELEMMAAYGMAPLDVLRAATAVNARLFHLDDRLGRIRPGLLADLIAVEGDPSTGLAALHAVRLVMKGGVLYRRP; encoded by the coding sequence ATGCGCCGCCTGTTTGCCCTCGTCCTCACCCTGTGCCTGGCCTGTCCGGCCCCGGCCCAGTACGTGCTCCGCCCCGAACGCGTCTTCGACGGCGAGGCGATGCACGCGGGCTGGGTGGTCGTCGTCGAGGGGGACCGCATCGCGGCGGCGGGACCGCCCGGTGCGGTGACCGTCCCGGCCGGCGCCGAGGTGCTCGACCTGCGCGGGATGACGCTCCTGCCCGGCCTCATCGAGGGGCACGCGCACCTGCTGTTGCACCCGTACGACGAGACGCCGTGGAATGACCAGGTGCTGCGCGAGTCGCGGGCCGAGCGGGTCGTCCGCGCCGTCAACCATGCCCGCGCCACGCTGATGGCGGGCTTCACCACCGTGCGCGACCTGGGGACCGAGGGCGCCGGCTATGCCGACGTGGGCCTCCGGACGGCCATCGAGAAAGGGCTGGCCCCCGGCCCCCGCCTGCTGGTGGCCGGGCGCGCGCTCGTCGCCACGGGCAGCTACGGGCCGAAGGGCTTCGCGCCCGAGTGGGACGTGCCGCCGGGGGCCGAGCCCGCCGACGGCCCCGACCTCGCCCGCGCCGTGCGCGACCAGATCGGCCATGGCATCGACGTGGTGAAGGTGTATGCAGACTACCGCTGGGGGCCGCAGGGCGAGGCCCGCCCCACCTTCTCGCTCGACGAGCTGCGCCTGATCGTGGAGACGGCCCGGAGCAGCGGGCGGCCCGTGGTGGCCCATGCGAGCACCCCCGAGGGGATGCGCCGCGCCACGCTGGCGGGCGTCGAGACCATCGAGCACGGCGACGGCGGCACGCCCGAGGTGTTCCGCCTGATGGCCGAGCACGGCGTGGCCCTCTGTCCCACCCTGGCCGCCGGCGACGCCATCCTCCAGTACGGCGGCTGGCACAAGGGCACCGACCCCGAGCCCGAGCGCATCCGCCGGAAACGCGCCTCCTTCCGCGCCGCCCTCGACGCCGGCGTGACGATCTGCGCCGGCAGCGACGCCGGCGTCTTCTCCCACGGCGACAACGCCCGCGAGCTCGAGATGATGGCCGCCTACGGCATGGCCCCCCTCGACGTGCTCCGCGCGGCCACCGCCGTCAACGCCCGCCTGTTCCACCTCGACGACCGCCTCGGCCGCATCCGCCCCGGCCTGCTGGCCGACCTCATCGCCGTCGAAGGCGATCCCAGCACCGGCCTCGCGGCCCTCCATGCCGTGCGCCTCGTCATGAAAGGCGGGGTCCTCTACCGGCGTCCCTGA
- a CDS encoding Asp23/Gls24 family envelope stress response protein, which yields MATATKNKETDVAPAKKTSVNAIEGASVTQDESGQTIIRNQVVAKIASLAVREIEGVHRLVPFGATQSVVSLAKTVTGGTMRDLGVQVEVGTREAAIDVRIVVDYGVSIPAIAEAIRRNVAERVEEMTGLKVVEINIDVVDLYFGEEEEEVEEAAEPRVH from the coding sequence ATGGCAACGGCAACGAAAAACAAGGAAACCGACGTGGCCCCGGCGAAAAAAACGTCCGTAAACGCCATCGAAGGGGCCTCCGTCACGCAGGACGAGTCCGGTCAGACGATCATCCGCAACCAGGTGGTCGCCAAGATCGCGAGCCTGGCCGTGCGCGAGATCGAAGGCGTCCACAGGCTCGTACCCTTCGGTGCCACGCAGTCCGTCGTCTCGCTGGCCAAGACGGTCACGGGGGGGACGATGCGGGACCTGGGCGTGCAGGTGGAAGTCGGCACGCGCGAGGCGGCCATCGACGTGCGCATCGTCGTCGACTACGGCGTCAGCATTCCGGCCATTGCCGAGGCCATCCGCCGCAACGTGGCCGAACGCGTCGAGGAAATGACGGGGCTGAAGGTGGTGGAGATCAACATCGACGTGGTGGACCTGTATTTCGGCGAGGAAGAAGAAGAGGTGGAAGAAGCCGCCGAGCCCCGCGTGCACTGA
- a CDS encoding carbohydrate porin encodes MKHRVFLGFSCLLLLADPAPAQPAPAFHVEASYTGDVFGNLAGGLRRDVVYLDNFDVTLALDLEHLLGWSRTHLFLYGLGNQGGHPSRLAGDAQGVNNIEAPTAWQLYEAWLQHLRDDGRLSVLLGLYDLNTEFDLIRTAALFINSSHGIGPDFSQSGKNGPSIFPHTSVGARVKWLPVDALYVQAVALDGVPGDPARPHGTRIRFGREDGLLLAAETGLFFDGMREGTAPVPRRRVSRLGEPVYRARLGLGAWMYTAAFDVLGRPGEQARSRGAYLLGEWQPYREPGGTGGLAVFVRLGAAHARVNRFGAYLGAGIVYTGPFRGRDDDRLGLALASAYNGTPYRRAQRQAGQPVERAETTFELTYLALFSARLALQADLQYVVNPDTNPARGNALVLGLRFMATL; translated from the coding sequence ATGAAGCACAGGGTATTCCTGGGGTTTTCCTGTCTTTTGCTCCTTGCCGATCCGGCCCCGGCCCAGCCCGCGCCGGCCTTTCACGTCGAGGCAAGCTACACGGGCGATGTCTTCGGTAACCTGGCCGGTGGGCTGCGCCGGGACGTGGTATACCTGGACAACTTCGACGTGACCCTTGCCCTCGATCTGGAGCATCTGCTGGGCTGGTCGCGGACGCACCTGTTTCTCTACGGTCTGGGCAACCAGGGAGGGCATCCTTCGCGGCTGGCCGGCGACGCCCAGGGCGTCAACAACATCGAGGCGCCGACCGCCTGGCAGCTCTACGAAGCCTGGCTTCAGCACTTGCGCGACGACGGTCGCCTCTCGGTGCTGCTCGGGCTCTACGACCTGAACACGGAGTTCGACCTCATCCGCACCGCCGCGCTGTTCATCAACAGCTCGCACGGCATCGGGCCCGACTTTTCGCAGAGCGGGAAGAACGGGCCTTCCATCTTTCCGCACACGTCGGTGGGGGCACGGGTCAAGTGGTTGCCGGTCGATGCCCTGTACGTGCAGGCCGTCGCGCTGGACGGCGTGCCCGGGGATCCGGCCCGGCCGCACGGCACCCGGATCCGTTTCGGCCGGGAGGACGGGCTTCTGCTGGCGGCCGAAACAGGCCTGTTCTTCGATGGGATGAGGGAAGGCACGGCGCCCGTTCCGCGACGGCGGGTCTCGCGGCTCGGCGAGCCGGTGTACCGGGCCCGGCTGGGCCTCGGGGCCTGGATGTACACGGCCGCGTTCGACGTGCTGGGCCGGCCCGGGGAGCAGGCGCGGAGCCGGGGCGCCTACCTGCTGGGCGAATGGCAGCCGTATCGCGAACCCGGCGGCACGGGCGGGCTCGCCGTCTTCGTGCGGCTGGGCGCGGCCCATGCCCGGGTCAACCGCTTCGGAGCCTATCTGGGAGCCGGGATCGTCTACACCGGTCCCTTCCGGGGACGCGACGACGACCGCCTGGGGCTGGCCCTGGCCTCGGCGTACAACGGCACCCCCTACCGCCGGGCCCAGCGGCAGGCCGGGCAACCCGTCGAACGGGCCGAGACGACGTTCGAACTGACCTACCTGGCCCTCTTCTCGGCCCGCCTGGCTCTCCAGGCCGACCTCCAGTACGTCGTCAACCCGGACACGAACCCGGCCCGGGGGAACGCCCTCGTCCTCGGCCTGCGCTTCATGGCCACCCTTTGA
- a CDS encoding dihydrolipoyl dehydrogenase family protein, producing MAYDYDLIVIGGGAAGLTASGLGAILGARTLMIERDRLGGDCTWYGCVPSKTLLKTAQVAHHIRCAGRYGLTGQPPEIDFARVMTRLRAIRQEIYEDADAPERYERLGVEVRRGAARFVDAHTVEIAGEGGPDRASGRYVVIAAGAGAFVPPIPGLDEVPYLTNETLFELDTLPRHLVVVGGGPIGTEMAQAFRRLGSEVTVIDLLPRLLSNDDEELAGLLCEVLEQEGVRFLLGAEVQQVRHRDRAFLVTVAQQGSRREIRADALLVATGRRPNLDGLGLDAAGIAYTKTGITVDDRCRTNLPHVYAAGDVTGRYQFTHMSEHMAKVAVTNALLKFPMKLDARHVPRVTYTDPELAHVGATEARLKDQGTRYEVFRFPYRRIDRAITDRETTGWIKVFAKKRGKILGVSILGARAGELIGEFALAMRNGISLRRIADTIHPYPTYGLGVRRAADQWYVRRQMPGLLRLVQRFFGYRGTVHAFEPGEIV from the coding sequence ATGGCCTATGACTACGACCTGATCGTGATCGGCGGCGGGGCAGCCGGGCTGACGGCTTCCGGCCTCGGTGCCATCCTGGGCGCCCGCACGCTCATGATCGAGCGCGACCGCCTCGGCGGCGACTGCACCTGGTACGGCTGCGTGCCCAGCAAGACGCTCCTGAAGACGGCGCAGGTGGCCCACCACATCCGCTGTGCCGGACGCTACGGGCTCACCGGCCAGCCCCCGGAGATCGACTTCGCCCGCGTGATGACCCGCCTGCGGGCGATCCGGCAGGAGATCTACGAAGACGCCGACGCGCCGGAGCGCTACGAGCGCCTGGGAGTGGAGGTGCGCCGCGGCGCCGCCCGTTTTGTGGATGCGCATACCGTCGAGATCGCCGGTGAGGGCGGGCCGGATCGTGCCTCCGGACGCTACGTCGTCATCGCGGCGGGAGCCGGTGCCTTCGTGCCGCCCATTCCCGGCCTGGACGAGGTACCGTACCTGACGAACGAAACCCTCTTCGAACTCGACACCCTGCCCCGGCACCTGGTCGTCGTCGGCGGGGGCCCCATCGGCACCGAGATGGCCCAGGCCTTCCGTCGCCTCGGCAGCGAGGTGACCGTGATCGACCTGCTCCCGCGCCTCCTGTCCAACGACGACGAAGAGCTCGCCGGCCTGCTTTGCGAGGTGCTGGAGCAAGAAGGCGTCCGTTTCCTTCTGGGAGCCGAGGTGCAGCAGGTTCGGCACCGGGACCGCGCGTTCCTCGTCACCGTCGCGCAGCAGGGCAGCCGCCGGGAGATCCGCGCCGACGCGCTGCTCGTGGCCACCGGGCGCCGCCCCAACCTCGACGGCCTCGGCCTGGACGCGGCGGGCATCGCCTACACGAAAACGGGCATCACCGTGGACGACCGCTGCCGCACCAACCTGCCGCACGTCTACGCCGCCGGCGACGTGACGGGTCGCTATCAGTTCACCCACATGAGCGAGCACATGGCGAAGGTGGCCGTCACGAATGCCCTGCTCAAGTTCCCGATGAAGCTGGACGCGCGGCATGTGCCCCGGGTGACGTACACCGATCCGGAACTCGCGCACGTGGGCGCCACCGAGGCCCGGTTGAAGGACCAGGGCACCCGGTACGAGGTCTTCCGCTTCCCCTATCGCCGGATCGACCGGGCCATCACCGACCGGGAGACCACCGGATGGATCAAGGTGTTTGCAAAGAAGCGCGGCAAGATCCTCGGGGTGAGTATCCTGGGCGCCCGTGCCGGCGAGCTCATCGGCGAGTTCGCCCTGGCCATGCGCAACGGCATCAGCCTCCGCCGCATTGCCGATACGATCCATCCCTACCCCACGTACGGCCTTGGCGTGCGCCGCGCCGCCGACCAGTGGTACGTCCGCCGCCAGATGCCGGGGCTGCTGCGGCTCGTGCAGCGATTCTTCGGCTATCGCGGCACCGTGCACGCGTTCGAACCCGGCGAGATCGTTTAG
- a CDS encoding Asp23/Gls24 family envelope stress response protein, which translates to MNHENALELLRRLLVALLGGLWLAAGVLVFLHAMEMTGPVVWVRGGFTLVLNLAEQPFGTVLTWAALAVWAILAGLLLLALALMRVADEGRRIVLRGTAPNGFYGGGQLTVAQRSLEALAAYTAERVDGVREARPRLRLRRKGWHIACRVTLAPDAALPDVSTRLKTALHDAIEHHTGLPVARVDIDAQLHAIDAHRRVR; encoded by the coding sequence ATGAACCACGAAAACGCCCTCGAACTGCTCCGACGCCTGCTCGTGGCGCTGCTGGGCGGGCTGTGGCTCGCTGCCGGTGTGCTGGTGTTCCTCCATGCCATGGAGATGACCGGGCCGGTCGTATGGGTCCGGGGCGGCTTCACCCTCGTGCTGAACCTGGCCGAACAGCCTTTCGGGACGGTGCTCACGTGGGCAGCACTCGCCGTCTGGGCCATCCTCGCCGGCCTGCTGCTCCTGGCCCTGGCCCTGATGCGCGTCGCGGACGAAGGGCGCCGCATCGTGTTGCGCGGCACAGCGCCCAACGGCTTCTATGGCGGCGGCCAGCTCACCGTGGCCCAGCGAAGCCTCGAAGCCCTGGCCGCCTACACGGCCGAACGCGTCGACGGTGTGCGCGAGGCCCGCCCGCGGCTGCGCCTCCGTCGCAAGGGGTGGCACATCGCGTGCCGCGTCACGCTGGCCCCGGACGCCGCCCTGCCCGACGTGTCAACCCGGCTGAAGACGGCCCTGCACGACGCCATCGAGCACCACACCGGCCTGCCCGTCGCACGCGTCGACATCGATGCCCAGCTGCACGCCATCGACGCCCACCGGCGCGTGCGATGA
- a CDS encoding FlgD immunoglobulin-like domain containing protein: MMRRVATILLAFLFALPGPSAARAAGVAERPEPVVRTAPPETFVLYQNYPNPFNGETLIRYELRRAARVRLTVYDMLGRKVAELVRAEQPPGFYEARWDGSAESGHAVPNGMYLYRLQVGQESAVRTMLLLR; encoded by the coding sequence ATGATGCGACGCGTTGCTACGATCCTGCTTGCCTTTCTCTTTGCGCTCCCGGGGCCGTCAGCCGCCCGCGCCGCCGGGGTGGCGGAGCGTCCCGAGCCCGTCGTGCGGACGGCACCACCGGAAACGTTCGTCCTCTACCAGAACTATCCGAACCCGTTCAACGGGGAAACCCTGATCCGCTACGAATTGCGACGGGCGGCTCGCGTCCGGCTCACCGTCTACGACATGCTCGGGCGCAAGGTGGCCGAACTGGTGCGTGCGGAACAGCCGCCCGGGTTCTACGAAGCCCGCTGGGACGGCAGCGCCGAAAGTGGCCACGCCGTGCCGAACGGGATGTACCTCTACCGCCTGCAGGTAGGCCAGGAAAGCGCCGTCCGCACGATGCTGCTCCTGCGCTGA